The Gemmatimonadaceae bacterium nucleotide sequence AAAGGTGTTCCAGTCGCTCTGCCCGCCGTGGGGCCGCAGCACCAGGTACACCTCGTCGGGCACGCGCACCGGCGAACAGAAGGCGCGCGACCGCTTGCCCTCGCGGTCGCCGGTGTCGAACACGATCCGCCCGTCGGCGTCCGGCGCGATGCCCATCTCGCGCACCTGGCCGAGGATGCGGTCCTGCATGCCGTTCCACGGAAATCCGCCGTCGAATTCGCGGGCCCGCATCAGCGCCAGGGCGTCGGCGCGCGTGGCGTCGGCGGGCGGGATGCCCAACCCGCGCTTCACGAACTCGGCGTACACGTCGTCCCACATCGACCGCGTATCGCGCAGGAACCGCTCGCACTCGGCGCGCAGCTCGTACAGCGAGAAGCCGGCCATCAGGTCGAACGTGGCGTTGTAGCCGCCGCCCAGATCGAGCCCCTCCACGATCTCGCGCTCGCGCTGGAAGCGCTCCAGGCGCAGCGGAGCCAATTCGGCGGCCACGAGCTTGGCCCGCGCCGCCTCGAGCGCCAGCCGCTCGGCGCGGTCGGTGGAGTTGGCGATGTCGATGGCCACGCGCTGGAAGGGCACGCTGCCCCCGGGGGTGGCGATCACGGCGTGGCTCTCCCACGCGATCTCGCGCTCGTCCAGCGCCGCCAGCTCGCGCGACGCCTGCGACTCCACCTGCCAGTCGAGCAGCTGCCGGAGGCCGCGATACTCCTCGGTGTCCGGCGGGGCGGCGCGGAACGCGTCGAGCACCAGGGCCAGCGATTCGTCGCTCATGATCGCGCCGTACTGCGCGTACAGCGGCTGGAGTTCGGCCGTGGCCTTCTGGCCGGAATGCGCCAGATAGTATTCGCGCGAGATCGCCTCCATGAACGCCTGCCCATCGCGCCGCAGGCGGTCGAGCGAGAGCGCGCTCACCGGGCCGCGCGCTCCGCGATCAGCGCGCCCACGCGCTCGGCGGCCACGCGCTCCTGGACGAGCGTGTCGCGGTCGCGCAGGGTCACCGTGCCGTCGGCCATCGTCTGGCCGTCCACGGTGATGCAGCACGGCGTGCCCACTTCGTCCTGCCGGCGGTAGCGGCGGCCGATGGCCCCCGACTCGTCGTAGAACACGGGGAACGACCGGCGCAGGTCGTGGGCCAGCTTCTCGGCGAACTCCGGCATCCCGTCCTTCTTGACGAGCGGGAACACGCCGGCCTTGATCGGCGCCAGCGACGGATGCAGCGCCAGCACGGTGCGCCCCTCGGTCTCGCCCTCCACGGCCTCTTCGCGATAGGCATTCACGAGCACGGCCAGCGCCGTGCGGTCGGCGCCCACCGACGTCTCGACCACGAACGGCACGAACCGCCGGTTGTTGGGCTGGTCGAAGTACTCGAGCTTCTTGCCCGAGAACTCCTGGTGCCGGCTCAGGTCGAAATCGCCGCGGTGGTGCACGCCCTCGATTTCCTGGAAACCCAGCGTGCCGCCGAAGTCGAACTGGATGTCGAACGCGGCCCGCGCGTAGTGGGCCAGCTCCTCGGGCGTGTGCTGGTGGAAGAGCAGCCGCGATTCGTCGAGCCCGAGCGCGCGGTGCCAGGCCATGCGCTGCTCCTTCCAGTATTCGAACCACTGCATGTGGTCGCCTTCGGGATCGACGAAGAACTGCATCTCCATCTGCTCGAACTCGCGCGTGCGGAAGATGAAGTTCCCGGGCGTGATCTCGTTGCGGAACGCCTTGCCGATCTGGGCGATGCCGAACGGCACCTTCTGGCGCGTGGACTGCTGGACGTTGAGGAAGTTCACGTAGATGCCCTGCGCCGTCTCCGGACGCAGATACACCACGGCCGCGCTCTCCTCCACCGGCCCCATGAACGTCTTGAACATCAGGTTGAACATCCGCGCTTCGGACAGCGTGCCCTTCATGCCGCAGGCGGGGCACTGCGCGTCGGGCGTGCCCGGCGTGCCCTTGATCCTGGCGTCGTCGGCGCGGAACCGCTTCTTGCAGTTGCGGCAGTCGATGAGCGGATCGGTGAACCCGGCCACGTGCCCGCTCGCCTCCCACACCTTGGGGTGCATGAGGATCGCGGCGTCCAGCCCTTCGATGTCGTCGCGGGCGCGGACCATCGCGTTCCACCAGCGATCCTTGATGTTCCGCTTGAGCTCCACGCCCAGCGGCCCGTAGTCCCACACCGATCCCGTGCCGCCGTAGATCTCGGAGGACTGGAAGATGAAGCCGCGCCGCTTGCAGAGCGACACGAGCTTCTCCATCACGTCGGGATATGAACTCGTCGCCATAATAAAGAGAACCCTGAATGGGCAGTGGGCGGTATGCGGCGGGCCGCGCGCCGCGGCGGACCGTCGCGCGCGAACCGCCAACCGTTCAGAGCTGAAGTTAAACCCGGAATCCGCCGTCCGTCAGGAATCCAGCTCGGCGCTCAACCGCGGGCTGTCCGGCGCCGGCCGTCCCAGGAGCCGGGCCACGATCCGGTCGCCATGGTAGCGCCCGTTCTCGATGAACACCCGGTTGGCGTCATAGCCGGCCACCACCACGCCGGCGATGAATACGCCCGGCACATCGGTCTCCAGGGTGGCCGGGTCGTGGGCGGGCACCCCGGTGGCGGGGTCGATGGTCACCCCCGCATCGCGCAGCAGCGTGAGGTTGGGCGCGAACCCCGTCATCACGTATACCAGCGACGCGGGCACCCGCTCCTCGCCCGCCGGCGTGGCCACCAGCACGGCGCCGGGCCCGATGGCGGCCACGCGGGCCTCCCACCGCACCGCGATGCTCCCCTCCCGCACTCGGTTCTCGAAGTCGGGCAGCACCCACGGCTTGATGCGCTTGTCGAACGTGGGCCCGAAGTGCACGAGCGTGACGCGCGCTCCCGAGCGCCACAGATCGAGCGCTGCTTCGGCCGCCGAATTCCCGCCGCCCACCACCACCACGTCCTGCTGGAACGCCTCGTGCCCCTCGCGGTACTCGTGCGCCACGTGCGGCAGGTCCTCGCCCGGAACGCCGAGCTTGTTGGGCGAGCCGAAATAGCCCGTGGCCACGACCACGGCGCCGGCGCGGATCACGCGCTCGTCGCCGGCACGGGAGTGCGTATGCACCCGGAACGCGCCCTGCGTGCCCTCGATGGCCCGCACCCGCTCGTACTGGCGCACCTCCAGCCCGAAATGCTCCACCACGGCGCGATAGTACGCCAGCGCGTCGCGCCGGCTGGGCTTCTCGGTGGCCACCACGAACGGCATGCCGCCCAGCGACAGCTTCTCGGCGGTGGAGAAGAAGCGCACGTACGTGGGATAGTGCGTGATCGTGCTCGCCACCACGTGGGCGTCCACCACCACGGCGCGCAGCCCGGCGCGCTGCGCCGAGATGGCGGCGGCCAATCCGCACGGTCCGGCGCCGACGATCAGCACGTCGACGTCCACGCCCTCGTGCGTCATTCGAGGCCGATGATCTGGTCGCGCCGCGTGCCCACGCTCACGTACGTCACCGGCGTGCCCACCGTGTCCTGCAGGCGATCCAGATACCGCCGCGCCGCCGACGGCAGGTCCGTCAGCCGCCGCGCCTGGGCGGTGGACGACCGCCATCCATCCAGCCACTCATAGCGCGGCGTCACCTGCTCGAGCGCCGCCAGGTCCGACGGGAACTCGGTGTGGACCTCGCCCTCGTATTCGTAGCCCACGCAGATGGCCAGCTTCTCGAACGTATCGAGGACGTCGAGCTTGGTGACCGCGAGATCGGTGAGCCCGTTGATCCGCGCCGCGTACTTCACCACCACGGCATCGAACCATCCGCACCGGCGCGGCCGCCCCGTGGTGGCGCCGAATTCGTTGCCGAGTTTGCGCATGTGTTCGGCCTCGACCTCGCCCAGCTCGGTGGGCAGCGGGCCGTTGCCCACGCGCGTCGTGTACGCCTTCACCACGCCGAGCACGGCGTCGATCATCATCGGCGAGATGCCGGCGCCGATCGCCGCGCCGCCCGACGTCGTGCTGCTCGACGTCACGAAGGGATAGGTGCCGTGATCGATGTCGAGCAGCGAACCCTGCGCGCCCTCGAGGAGGATGGCCGCGCCGGTCTGCCGCGCGCGATGGATCACCAGGCCCACGTCCTCGGCCAGCGGCAGGAGCCGCTCGGCCAGCCGGTCGAGCAGGGCCAGCGTGTCGTCGCAGGTCACGCGCTTGTCGCTGCCGAAGCGCTGGAGCTGCGCGTTGGCGTGGCCCACGCCCTGTTCCACGAGCGCCTGCAACCGGTCGCGGTGGCGCAGATCCACCACGCGCACCCCGCGGCGGGCCACCTTGTCCTCGTACGCGGGCCCGATGCCCCGCCCCGTGGTCCCGATGGCCTGGCTGGCGTGGCTCTCGCTGTCCACGAGCTTGTGGTATGGCAGCACGAGATGCGCGCGGTCGCTCACATACAGCCGCCCCTCCACGTCCACGCCGTCGCGCACGAGGCCGTCGATCTCGGTGAACAGCGTGTCGGGATCGAGCACCACGCCGTTGCCGATGGCGCACCGCACGCCCGGATGCAGGATGCCGCTGGGAATCTGATGGAGCACGAAGTGCGAGTCGCCCAGGTCCACGGTGTGGCCGGCGTTGGCTCCGCCCTGGTAGCGCACCACCCAATGCGCGCGCTCGGCCAGCACGTCCACCAATTTGCCCTTGCCCTCGTCGCCCCACTGGGCGCCCACGACGACGATGGTGCGGCGATTGTCTGCGAACATGCGGCTCCTGGGAGGTCGAACCCGTAGGCAACGAAAAACGCCCCGGAGTTCCCCGGGGCGTTGATTGAATCTACCGGTCGAGCGGGAGGTGTCAACGAGCCGCGTCCAGCGCGAGGATCACGACGGCCATCAGCGTAACTCCCTGACAGCGGTGGCGAGGAGTTCGGCCACGGCGTCGATGCCCGTCCCCTCCAGTTGCCCTACGGAGTCGCGGGGCGTGTGGATTCGAAGCAGCGTGGCCACGCCCGCGCGGCTCACGGTCACCGCGCGCCAGCCGGCCCGCGTCAGCGCCACGCCATCGGTGAGAATGCCGGCCGGCAGCCGCCGCGCCGCCACCGGCAGCGCGAGCGCGCGGGCCGCGCGTTCCACGGCGGCGGCCAGCGCCGCGGAGCGCCGTCCGGAACCGAGCACCGCGTACGCGCCGCGGTCGTCCACGGTGTCGCAGTTGATCGCCGTGCCCGCGGCGCGCGACGCCGCCCATGCGTGCGCGCCGGCCAACCCCATCTCTTCGGCGTCGGTGAGCAGCACGCCCACCGCCACGCGCGGGTCGAGCCGCCGCGCCGCCGAGAGCACCGCCACCACCCCCGACGCGTTGTCCACGGCGCCGGGCGAATCGTTGCCGGTGCCCACGAACATCAGCAGCGCGCCGCCCACCGCGCCCACCGCCCCCGAGATCCACAGTTGCGGCCAGCCGCC carries:
- a CDS encoding M28 family peptidase, whose product is GGWPQLWISGAVGAVGGALLMFVGTGNDSPGAVDNASGVVAVLSAARRLDPRVAVGVLLTDAEEMGLAGAHAWAASRAAGTAINCDTVDDRGAYAVLGSGRRSAALAAAVERAARALALPVAARRLPAGILTDGVALTRAGWRAVTVSRAGVATLLRIHTPRDSVGQLEGTGIDAVAELLATAVRELR
- a CDS encoding glycine--tRNA ligase — encoded protein: MATSSYPDVMEKLVSLCKRRGFIFQSSEIYGGTGSVWDYGPLGVELKRNIKDRWWNAMVRARDDIEGLDAAILMHPKVWEASGHVAGFTDPLIDCRNCKKRFRADDARIKGTPGTPDAQCPACGMKGTLSEARMFNLMFKTFMGPVEESAAVVYLRPETAQGIYVNFLNVQQSTRQKVPFGIAQIGKAFRNEITPGNFIFRTREFEQMEMQFFVDPEGDHMQWFEYWKEQRMAWHRALGLDESRLLFHQHTPEELAHYARAAFDIQFDFGGTLGFQEIEGVHHRGDFDLSRHQEFSGKKLEYFDQPNNRRFVPFVVETSVGADRTALAVLVNAYREEAVEGETEGRTVLALHPSLAPIKAGVFPLVKKDGMPEFAEKLAHDLRRSFPVFYDESGAIGRRYRRQDEVGTPCCITVDGQTMADGTVTLRDRDTLVQERVAAERVGALIAERAAR
- a CDS encoding YpdA family putative bacillithiol disulfide reductase, translated to MTHEGVDVDVLIVGAGPCGLAAAISAQRAGLRAVVVDAHVVASTITHYPTYVRFFSTAEKLSLGGMPFVVATEKPSRRDALAYYRAVVEHFGLEVRQYERVRAIEGTQGAFRVHTHSRAGDERVIRAGAVVVATGYFGSPNKLGVPGEDLPHVAHEYREGHEAFQQDVVVVGGGNSAAEAALDLWRSGARVTLVHFGPTFDKRIKPWVLPDFENRVREGSIAVRWEARVAAIGPGAVLVATPAGEERVPASLVYVMTGFAPNLTLLRDAGVTIDPATGVPAHDPATLETDVPGVFIAGVVVAGYDANRVFIENGRYHGDRIVARLLGRPAPDSPRLSAELDS
- a CDS encoding adenylosuccinate synthase, yielding MFADNRRTIVVVGAQWGDEGKGKLVDVLAERAHWVVRYQGGANAGHTVDLGDSHFVLHQIPSGILHPGVRCAIGNGVVLDPDTLFTEIDGLVRDGVDVEGRLYVSDRAHLVLPYHKLVDSESHASQAIGTTGRGIGPAYEDKVARRGVRVVDLRHRDRLQALVEQGVGHANAQLQRFGSDKRVTCDDTLALLDRLAERLLPLAEDVGLVIHRARQTGAAILLEGAQGSLLDIDHGTYPFVTSSSTTSGGAAIGAGISPMMIDAVLGVVKAYTTRVGNGPLPTELGEVEAEHMRKLGNEFGATTGRPRRCGWFDAVVVKYAARINGLTDLAVTKLDVLDTFEKLAICVGYEYEGEVHTEFPSDLAALEQVTPRYEWLDGWRSSTAQARRLTDLPSAARRYLDRLQDTVGTPVTYVSVGTRRDQIIGLE